The following coding sequences are from one Diospyros lotus cultivar Yz01 chromosome 7, ASM1463336v1, whole genome shotgun sequence window:
- the LOC127806563 gene encoding VQ motif-containing protein 8, chloroplastic: protein MSPGKIYSYGQEQRVINGARPSPLRISKDSYGIHKPTHVAGALPAANEQRQKPVIIYAYSPKIIHTKPRDFMALVQRLTGLSRPEKETAQPRTTTSSSLFKETQIETKLPKIEENGSSSFPLLSPGIDLGPGSNQFLAEIPLFTPNSTNWFLSPGSLYRFSDPVSSSPNMFESKKELNMGLISGSFLNC from the coding sequence ATGAGCCCCGGAAAGATTTATAGCTACGGGCAAGAACAGCGGGTGATCAATGGTGCCCGGCCAAGCCCCTTGAGGATCAGCAAGGACTCGTATGGAATCCACAAGCCAACCCACGTCGCTGGCGCTCTTCCGGCGGCGAACGAGCAACGGCAGAAGCCAGTGATCATCTACGCCTATTCGCCCAAGATCATCCACACCAAGCCCCGGGATTTCATGGCCCTGGTTCAGAGGCTCACCGGCCTCTCTCGGCCGGAAAAGGAAACAGCTCAACCCAGAActactacttcttcttctttgtttaaaGAAACCCAGATTGAAACCAAGCTTCCCAAGATTGAAGAAAATGGATCGTCGTCGTTTCCGTTGCTGTCTCCTGGTATCGATTTGGGGCCTGGTTCCAATCAATTCTTGGCCGAGATTCCGCTCTTCACTCCAAATTCCACCAATTGGTTTCTGTCGCCTGGCTCTCTCTACAGATTTTCAGACCCAGTTTCCTCCTCGCCAAACATGTTCGAATCCAAGAAGGAACTTAATATGGGCTTAATTTCTGGTTCCTTTCTTAATTGTTGA